Part of the Quercus lobata isolate SW786 chromosome 6, ValleyOak3.0 Primary Assembly, whole genome shotgun sequence genome, GGGTCTTACATTTCTTTCGGCCCATTTCTTGATTGCCCTCATTTTCTGTCATATTACTCTATCATTCCTGCTATAATGACTCAATCTTGCTGGGCCTCTTTAGACCTGCCGTTTACTCTTTCCCTCAATGACTTGGCATGGCCATTGGTTCTCCTACTTATCGACTCCTgtgttccttttattttttctcttgggcatccttggcccatttgctttctttgggcttccttgacccttttactaactctgcattctcatgggtttttactaactttattgGGCTTCCCTGACTCAATTACCTTATTCTCACCCTTGGGGTTCGTGGGCCTGCCATTAAccccttactttttttgtttgcGTTACTTTGAGCCTGCAgtggcccattctcacttttctatatCATATACTGCACATGggtatgctatttctctctttctgagcTCCTTTAAATCCACTtgcttcttcaagacccatttgtttatttcatgggcctGTGATATATTATTCCTACCACTTGAgcctaatggttttgccatCTGTTTGCCAACCCCTTTGCTGCCCTTGTTGCTGggctttcttctttctacttggattctcaaaaatgaccctcaacacacccaaacccaaatgaacccaaatcaaaattaaaaattaaaaattaaaactcatgCTCACAACAGTGAGCTCCACCAGACTGTGATCTTGTAATCGCAGGCCACCACTCTGTTGGAAAAAGCTAATTTTGCATTTCATACAAAACCCACAGTGGAAGCAACACAAGAATTTACTTCATTCATTAtagataacatgtaaccttgaattctcgaacaaagaaaagaaagtgtaccttggtgcaataaaattcaaaaacaagacttgagaatacctttaaCTTCATCCCAATTTCACATGGTGCCCAAGAtgagtggtctctcaatcagttcttacctaagttaattttcctttttggaaaAGTGTATTTTCAAGATTCTGTAGAGAaaaactgttttctttttctttttcttttaatcatacGTACGTTTTTAACTGTCTTGgcaattactttatttaataacttttattaaataaataactaattatctaattgggttagcatCTCGGGCCAACCCAGTTGGGCTTAAGTGTGGCTTGAAATGAGACCAAAAGGACTAATAAGGCTCTAGCTCTAATGGGCCTCAGACTTATCTGTCAATtcttgacaagcccaaaatTACCATCGATTATATAACAAGTACCACTattgaaatataattgtattctaggttttattgataaattatatcctaagactctaatatgatatcatttgacccctccatgaaatatccatagtgaacaaagtcataataaactgtcactttgtaaacaactattttattccttgagtacccaatttaatcttttagttattcatatttatgaaatctaatttcataaataaaaactttagtaactctttactaaagtggctAGCACTGAATAACTAGTTTTCATTAAACTTATTTTAAGGGGATATTTCATGTCTCTAtagaaagagattatggattccatcttgagaatatgtgttccctcaACACTACGTGTGGTTACCCAACATACTAAGATTTTGACTGTTAAACTggatctcactcttgatatatcaaagtaacctacatttcataatcgggttcactatcctctcaggattgagagttaatgaaattagaagtcgtgaaattaattattcaagtgacagttgttaattgaataattaatctcacagtggtctagttcaatatgtcttacaCACTTAAGACATATCAatacatcaactagaagtctccacttccacgATCAAGAAAAACCATCCTAATTGACGAGTTATAGTCTTCACAAATGAAAcgtccaatttcatcaccgactaagaactatattttgagtttacaagaaacttgtgatttatatattctgtaactaaatcacataaatcacatacaatgcatctcaaggactatgataatgtctcattagttaatttataaatagcctcatataattaaacaatttaattatttataacatgccaataaattggattttaggacACAAACCCTAACACACTCATGGTTGCCTAGCAACCTTAGTCCACCATCCTTCTAGATAGTGGTCGAACCACCCAACTTTAAATGAAAGCatatgttgtgaaatttatGGGTAAATCGACTTTGAAACCATTCCGGTGGTGGAGTTTGTTGGTTCTTGTTGAGTTTGAAACCTTATGGCTTGgcttgggagagagagagattttctgGCGTGGAAAAGAGAGAGCAAAGCAACAGagcaaaggaaagaaaaaacataaaagatgaAGCAGAATGATTTAATAGATGGTGCACAAACGGTGTTAGtgtttaaggaccaaattggtcatttttttaaatttttggatgtGTTTGGTATTACCCCAAACCTCAAGGTAGGTTATTGTAATTTACTCTATTATATTCTGAGCTTGACTTGTTTGCTAAACAAATGAATATAAACAAGCCTTTTTCATAACCGAGCTAGAGCTATTCATAAACAACTTGTTCATTACAGCCTACAATGCAATATGAAGATCAAAGCCTCAAGAAGTGCAAATATTGGAACTTGATGTTCCATGAAAACCTTGAAAAGGAAACACTCCCATCTTGGCCAAATCTTATTTGCTTAAAACTGTACAGTCAAAAAGTGGCTTCAAGCAAATAACCTAACTTTTTCAAGTTAGTCAGCTTATTTACTTAAAATCACTGTTGTCTATGCTTAGCCAAATACATGGATGTTTGTCAAGTGGAAATGAATTGAGTAGGCTTAGAGAAAGATACAAGCAGCATCACCAtccaaaacatgaaaacaagTCAGAAATATGCACCATGACTAGTAATGATCAATACCTTTCTTGGCCTTTTGGCTAAGATCAAGAGTAAAAATGATCAAAGCAATAGCATTTCACAAAGAAtatcttctatttttctttccaaGTGAGAATAAAGAAAAGTCAATTTatgaatccaataaaaaaaCTAGCCCcattatttttcacaacaagAGGGACAAGAACCCAGCCAGAGGCCACAACTTAAACTGAAAAGTTTATACAacgtaagtaaaaaaaaaaaatctaatttttgacAAATACAACCAGTCAATCGAGCAGCATTGCTTGCAATAAGAATTTTATGTACAGTAGCTAGGCAGATGGAGTCCACATCTTAATGACAAGATAATATTGTGCTCCTAAATGCATGTGCCGAGAACCACAATGGGAGTGTACAGCCATTCTTCACAGAGTACATTTCTTTCCACACTCGATTCTTTCGCTGATACACCAATACCTGCTTATGAGTTGCTAGAAAAACATATTCACTTGTCTGACTTATTGGGAAAATGCCCGGCACAAGTCCTCTTATACATCTAAGACTCACCCTATCAGCCAAATCCCATTCTTCCCTCACATAGTCTTTCAAAACCCATATATTCATCCACGAATCTGATATCTCAATCAAGGACAAGCAACTATCCAATTCCAACATATAAATCCTATTCCCAGAACCATAGCCCGATTTGTCAGGCAATGACATCTTCCTCCATATGTCACAATCCAAATCAAGCGCAAGAATACATGAACTACCCGTCAACCAATGCAATGAGCCATTGACAAATACAACCTGATTCCGATTCATATGCGTAAAATGATAATCTTGAAAAGACATAAACTTTCTCCATTTATTCGACTCTgaatcaaacacaaaacataTAAAAGTTCCATCCGACCTATGACCAAAAGATCGATGATAACCCGCTAACACAACATTAAACTTCTGAGTCCACAAATTGCACGCCAAACCAACCAGTGAGGCCTCACCATCAGGGTAAAACCTTGTCACAGGCCTCTCTCTACTCTTTGGAAGCAACCTAAACTCCCTAGTCATAGGATTGCATACATAGTACACACCCTTATCAGGGATGCTAGAGCAACACAACAATCCATTACAAGAAGCTCTAATCTTAACCCTATCATTCAAGAAATCTAAGGAAATTTCAGACACACCCCTCAAATTATCGACACAGATCAAACTAGATTTCGATTCTGATACCTCAACCAACACCATTGGGTTCTTAACAGACACTTCATTATAGAGCTGAATAAAGTACTTGTCAGAGGACAATCTGTACCAAAGTTTACACACAGTTTTGGTTCTGAATAGAGACTTCACAGGCAGTCTTGCAAGGATTTGAAAAATAACTTCGTCCGGGAAAAACCCATCTTTTACCGAATTCATCACAATTCATCAATTTTTAAACAGAAAACAAAGTACAATTTGAGACACCCAGATGggaaaatcaatagaaaaagTCTGAGATTCGCTTACCAGATGAAAATTTCGAGATGGGTATTCCGTGAATTCTCATTTTGAAGCAAGTAAATCTAAAAGCGGGGCATTCACTTTTGGCCTTTCGTTCTTCTTCGACAGtattaatgttttatttatatagtatttttttttccttaatcaaTGAGTTCTGAGAGAGACTGAGAGGCTCGGTGTTGTTTAAGAAAATTGGATTTGGGTtggcagaaattttttttgggaaaaatctGTAAAGCAAAAggatggaagagagagagagagagagagaaaaaatgtaATGAGAGAATTTGCGAgttaaaaatgaatatatttagTATGAGTTTATGACCGAATTGATTGACAGTtgtgaataataaatttgagagGACAAATGGGCTTGTAGGCCCTCATCACGTTGGCTAATGGGCCACAAACTGTGATGAGGTAAGGCATCACGAGTTGAATTTCAAAGGAATATATGGCCAATGGGCTCAATAGATTTCATCCCATTTGCTCGAATAAAATAAAGGGTCCTGTTACCAGTGGGTTGTAGAATTCCCAATGCAGtcattcacttttttttttttttttttgctaggcaGTTGAATTTTGGTCAAaaagtctaatttttttattaaccttttactatttttattgctttgtgGCTGTTGATAGCCATTTTGGAAGCCTAAGTGGAAAGGAGAAACCCAACAACACGGACAGAAAAGAATTGATAAATGGATAGAAAACCCATTAAGACCAAGTGGCAGAAATAATGGATCACAAGCTTAtgagataaacaaatgggccttgagggggtaaatgggcttaaaggagctcggaaagagagaaaaagcaaaccatgggcagtatatgatgtggaaaagtgagaatggaccacggcaggcccaaagtaatgaaagtaaagaaagtaagggattgatggcaagcccatgaaCCACAAGGATGAGGGATAATGTAattgggccgaggaagcccaaagaactCAGTAAAAACCCATGAGAatgcaaagttaagaaaatggccgaggaagcccaaggaaaacaaatgggccaaggacgcccaagagaaaacaaatgggacatAGGAGCACGCCAGTGATATAATAAAAGAACCAATGGCCGTACTGGACCATTTGGAGAAGAATAAACGACAGGCCCAATAGGATTGAGGTAAACAACTTCGCAGTGGGAATGATAGAGTGGTATGGCAGAAGATGGTAGCAGGAAAAAGGGTGGGCTAAAGAAAGGCAAAACCCACCGTCAAACAAGGCCCAACCCCTAAGTGGGGCAAGCCATAAAGGAAAGGGGAACCAGAAAATAGTTAAAAACGGATGGCAGACTGTGCAAGCCAACCACGGCAAACGCATGAATAGCAGGCAGATTTTGGATATACATGGAAGAGAGGCACACTTAAGGTCCAGACCTCACCAGTttgtacccaaccaatacaggacacggtgaggtcatgggtcagaggtaagagggtatggtttggcggtggggagaggggaaaaaccTATTTTGAGATTCTTGCTCGAactcttttgggggaagtgtcctgctgggatgacataccacccaaaagaagcaaaactgagttggaaccactaggtacatgccatgagggatagggagagagaagatACCCACACCATAGCAGGAAAGGGTATCACGACAGACAAACAATCAAAATAGCTTTCTTTTCTCTAGTGATGGGGAGTGGCACACAGATGGACCAGTGGTGGTCGGCAAATatacccagaccagacaaagttGGTTAatggctaaaatagtaaaatccggtcacgacaggcactataaaaagaggtCTTTGCCGTGTACAGAAACAACGACAACAAGCACCACGGTATTGGGAATTTGAAAACCAGGAAATAGAAAAACAAGTAttaagaaaaagaggaagaaagaaaaaaaagataagaaaggggAATATTAGaaaaggaggaaagaaaaagatagagagttagagcggcaggcatgcaccaataggttgattcccTCTTTCCCTCTCAAACTCCTGCTTTCTGTCGGAAACAAAGAGTTCTCTTGTGCACCAACCATTTAGACTCGcttccctcaaagtgattaatttccatgACGGAAttttcctgggagattattcactttgagaagaAGCGTTCTTCTCTCTCTGGTTTTAGTCCTGCGCATCAGACTTGATctgatttctttcttcttttgattaaCCCATATACTACCCACTTATTCCcctcattttctttataaaagtaATTGTTATTAAATTGTGATTATCTTTTCTTAGTTAAAGATTATCTATTCACTTTAATTAAGAAGTCAAATTACTTTcttttatcttattattatcatatctaCCTGCCACGACTCATCTGAAACAGTTATGTCAGCCGTAAGCGTGCTCTTGGAAAATGAGACATAGTTTGCGCATAAACCGGACCAAATTGAGTTACAGTTAGACCGGTCTCAACTCCTTTACTCAAAATATTTGGATCCAGTACCACAGGAGGCAGCCCTGCccaatttaaccaaaaaggCCCATTACAGTGGCGTAGATAGGATAATAGTTGTCAAAACGTGAATTGTATTgtgaattaatttttaatttttttatatcgTGTCTTGTATCATATTGTCCACAGAcacctaataaatttttttttaaaaaattataaatatacatataaaatataaattcattataaattcaaaatttattcaactaatgactaatttaatcattaattatgtaataatatttaacaaatataattaaataaatcaaattaacatgtgtTTATAGTATGtacattcaaattgattaaactcaaaagtgataatacatgACATATGAgctagaaaaatatttttttcaccaTATTCATCATCTTGCTTAATCAATACCACCTAAGTCAATGTTATTGTAATATTAATcatcttgcaaaattatttcttcattaacatttttttcattatcattagcatttactatatcttcttattcttctattttaataatttttcttggcATTCTAACTTCTtagacttataacaataataaaataaaataatattatattttcaattaatgtcttattcatagtatagaaaagaaatttccAAATGTGAAAGTTAAGTATTAAGTGTGTAGTCCAAATTTgataagagaaagaaagaagagagggagaaaatcatgaaaatgctattttattGGGCTCAATTAAGTAGCCCAATAATTTTGAgttaaaaacaagtttaacaACTTGTTAAACTCAATTAAAAGTACAATTTTTAacaccccccccaccccccaaaaaaaaaaaatcattttaaaccCACTTATTCATGTATTAAATGATTTATGAGCACTTTCAATACGTTATTATGATACATAACTTTTTGTACATGATACAATACTATCGTCTATCGTACGATACTAACAGCTATAGATGGgactcattttattttctttaatgatttcctTTAGAACACCCGTTAACATACCCTTGTCCACATATATGGTCTTATGAGTTGCCATGTAGTGGGTTAGAGCTAGAGGGGACTCTTCCAAACTGGGTTGGAAGAAAACTttgtccaaaataaataatgtacGAATTAGTCATGATAATTCTATCTTGGTGTCATCATAATCATCtttagctaaaaaatttagttaattttttttaataaatatagtATAATTTAAATCTATGGCACAATGAATTTCCTTTTGGCTAAATTGCAAACTATATccttaaagtttgggggtgtttgaattttacactctaaagtttcaaaatttggattttaccccctaaagtttTATTATGTTTAAATCAACAACCTCCCAAACCATATTTTCCATTAAGTACAACATAAACTTGTCATGTGTGTTTAGTTTGTCAATAAAATGAAGCCACATCATTTTTGtagattaaaaatattttaaaaatcaaataattaaaaatgacgTGGTATCATTTTATTAGATGAACTAAAAACGCGTGGCAGGCTTATGTGGCATATACACAAAAAATATGGATGGAGAGATTATGGAATGTGGATGTGAACGGAATAGAACTTTAGAGTGCAACATGGTATAGTTCGCAATTTAGCAtttcctttttaaataaatggaaTTTGATTTTAGGTCTTTTATTGGACGGATCAAGGTTGAGtttattggaaatttggaacccatattaaaataaatatttaaaaaaaaaaaaaaaccctcactGTTTAAGGAGCGGGACTCAAATGAGATACTTACCGACACTCTCTCAAATAAATCTACCAATCATCACTACTCACGTTTTAAAACCCCAACTAACGGTCTAAAGGAATGgaattatttaatatttgatcTCCTCCCACTAATGTTGAGGCTCGAACATTCTCACACAAGCATACAATTATGATAACTAATACGTGTTCCAAACTCTTTCTTCCAAgaggttttgaaatttgaataagaAAAGAATAGTTACTGTAACTAACAGTAATAGGCCTGGTTTGAAACAGTTctttactaatatatataatatatattaatataaagtCTCTTTGAGGGTCGTGTTAAGAGTCGTATGCTCAATTCtccttttatctttatctttattattaAGAGATTTATACTtaatatgaatatgaatatgaatagTTACTTATCTAGAAAACACTAAAAACCAACTATTGGTAGCAGTAGAAGTCCAGGTTTTATATTTACGTTACATACATGAATCCTAAAAGTCTAGATGCTAGAAACCTTTAGGACATCTCCATATCAAACAAACTTTGAAAAGGTGATTGTTCTTTGTTCATGTACATATTGTCAATCTCTTAAAGTGCCTTTATCTTCCCCCCCTCACAAAGTGTGAGAACCTCCTCAACCCCAATCCTAAGCCCAACACACACATAACAAATTCAACCACAAAGATGTCTCTTGTGACAGCAGAGATGAAGGCAAAAGCAGAAGTGTATTATGGGGATGAGATTTGTAGAGAGAAGTTCATGTTGTTGCTGTCAGAAATAGGTTTGCCTGATGGTCTACTAATCTTGCAAGACATAGAGGAATGTGGATATGTGAAGGAAATTGGCTTTGTTTGGCTTAAGCATAAGCAGAAGAAACAGTACAGATTTGACAACATACTTGTCTGCTATGACACAGAAGTCACAGCCTATGTTGAGCCCAACAAGATTAAGAATCTGACTGGTGTCAAAGCCAAGGAGTTCTTGATTTGGATTACTTTGAGTGAGATTTTTGTCAGGAATCCTCCTGCAAGATGGATTACCTTTAAAACACCGGTAGGTTTGTCCAAGTCTTTTCCGACATCGGTGTTCACTATGAAAGGGATGATGCATATATCTGCAGAATGAGATAGTTGTAGATTCCTTGGAGAAGAACATTGAAGAAGCAAAGGAAGGGAAAGTAATGCAGGGCAAgtgtaattcaaaaaaaaaaaaaaaaaaaagaagaagaagaatatcttgtattaaatatttattgatCCTTTATAGGAAGGGAAAGTAATGGAGGGCAAgtgtaattcaaaaaaaaaaaaaaagaagaaggatatcttgtattaaatatttattgatCCTTTATTTGATTACTTTGTATATTTAATAATGATTTCTTGTTCATCTCAAACACGTCATTCTTTGGTTTATGAATAGTTTTTAAAGCAAGAAAAGAATATGCTAGTTAACAAGTGCCTTGAGAGGTTCCTCTCTTTCCAAGATTCTTCACGCAACCAAAGtgacaaaattttggaaaggtgACAATTACAGTGCTGCAACGCAAGAATTCTGGCTGATGGTCCCAAAAGTGCAAAGATGCCCCTTGCATCGTAGACAGACAGAGAGAGTTCAATACAGTGATGGGTAAAAATATGCCGTACAATCAATGAGAGCCACTAGTTCTAGAGCATCCGGAGTGCATTTTAAGTCAGCAGGAGAAAACTGTATTTCAGATTTCACCAATCCATTTGGATGTTTGAAATTGAAGGTGACGTTCCCCCACTTGATGTCTATTAATAAGGGTGGTGTTACATCCATTTCAAATGTGAAACTGGCCAAGTACTTATctcaaaccctttttttttttttttttttttgagaatcaagttAAGGTATTTCATTCAAACCTCTTTTAGAAGTAGGAAATTACAGCAAGTTCAGTGTCTAACAAATGTTGGTTGTGTTGACAATAGAGTAACTCTAGAAAAACACTAATTATAAAACAACCTGTAGTTGATCAATCTAAACTATTAGTTTGTGCTTCAAGAGAGAATGGCTTAATTGTGGAATTTAAGGTAGATAAAAACCGTGATAGTTTGAGGTCTTTTGGATTAAAACTGGTTATGGCTCAATGCCTTGGTTGCATAATTGCCTAAGGTAGCCATGGGCTTCAAACCAGTGAGATCCTCTACCAAGACACAAGAAATATCTGGCATTAATGTGAACTGTTCTTAGGAGAGATCAAAGGCCTCAAATTCAATTTGATATTTGAAATGGGGCTAGCTAGAAAAATGAAATCTTATTCACATGAAGTGACTACAAAATGTAAGTCCTTCCATTTATTGTAGACACTGACTGCATACTGAAATAGAACAGATTTCGTCATTTAATACGGAATAAGCTAAGCTGCTATTCAAAGTGAAATTAATCATGGAGGAGGAAAAAATGCAAGGCACGATCAAAAGCTTAAATGATATATCCATATTGAAAATGCTATGTGGAATTAGTAAGATACTAATATGTTTAATATTTACAAGATATCATATCAAATGAATCTCTTACATACAAAAGAAGT contains:
- the LOC115993952 gene encoding F-box protein At5g49610-like; this translates as MNSVKDGFFPDEVIFQILARLPVKSLFRTKTVCKLWYRLSSDKYFIQLYNEVSVKNPMVLVEVSESKSSLICVDNLRGVSEISLDFLNDRVKIRASCNGLLCCSSIPDKGVYYVCNPMTREFRLLPKSRERPVTRFYPDGEASLVGLACNLWTQKFNVVLAGYHRSFGHRSDGTFICFVFDSESNKWRKFMSFQDYHFTHMNRNQVVFVNGSLHWLTGSSCILALDLDCDIWRKMSLPDKSGYGSGNRIYMLELDSCLSLIEISDSWMNIWVLKDYVREEWDLADRVSLRCIRGLVPGIFPISQTSEYVFLATHKQVLVYQRKNRVWKEMYSVKNGCTLPLWFSAHAFRSTILSCH
- the LOC115950635 gene encoding uncharacterized protein LOC115950635, with the translated sequence MSLVTAEMKAKAEVYYGDEICREKFMLLLSEIGLPDGLLILQDIEECGYVKEIGFVWLKHKQKKQYRFDNILVCYDTEVTAYVEPNKIKNLTGVKAKEFLIWITLSEIFVRNPPARWITFKTPVGLSKSFPTSVFTMKGMMHISAE